In the Catenulispora sp. GP43 genome, one interval contains:
- a CDS encoding TetR/AcrR family transcriptional regulator, which yields MTRMSAEERRDQVVRAAVAEFSVRGLEGTSTSDIAKRVGVSQPYLFRLFPTKRDLFIAAVEYGASLVRDVFTKAADGKYGHAALAAMGDAYQDLLMADREVLNMQLQQFAACHDPEVQAAVRKAMQGLWQHMDNLSGAPVGIRVDFLAKGMLCNVIAAMGRDDSDDPEWQPILAVLRDDTAEAAADAADLDAAAAEKHSPGSPAEPKYANYVEKAFTD from the coding sequence ATGACCCGCATGAGTGCCGAAGAGCGCCGCGACCAAGTGGTGCGTGCCGCCGTCGCCGAGTTCTCGGTGCGCGGCCTGGAAGGGACCTCGACCTCCGACATCGCCAAGCGCGTCGGGGTGTCGCAGCCCTACCTGTTCCGGCTGTTCCCGACCAAGCGCGACCTGTTCATCGCCGCCGTCGAGTACGGCGCGTCGCTGGTCCGGGACGTCTTCACCAAGGCGGCCGACGGCAAGTACGGGCACGCGGCGCTCGCCGCCATGGGCGATGCCTACCAGGACCTGCTCATGGCGGACCGCGAGGTGCTGAACATGCAGCTCCAGCAGTTCGCCGCGTGTCACGACCCCGAGGTCCAGGCGGCCGTGCGCAAAGCGATGCAGGGCCTGTGGCAGCACATGGACAACCTCTCGGGCGCCCCGGTCGGGATCCGCGTGGACTTCCTGGCCAAGGGCATGCTCTGCAACGTGATCGCCGCGATGGGCCGCGACGACAGCGACGATCCGGAGTGGCAGCCGATCCTCGCGGTGCTGCGCGACGACACCGCGGAGGCCGCCGCGGACGCCGCGGACCTCGACGCCGCGGCGGCCGAGAAGCATTCGCCCGGCAGCCCGGCCGAGCCGAAGTACGCGAACTACGTCGAGAAGGCGTTCACCGACTGA
- a CDS encoding pyridoxal phosphate-dependent aminotransferase: MTASTASTPSPSRQGPATRVSRRVGAIAESATLAVDAKAKALKAAGRPVVGFGAGEPDFPTPAYIVEAAVKAAQNPKYHKYTPAGGLPELKEAIAHKTLRDSGVSVSANQVVVTNGGKQAIYNAFATLLDPGDEVIVPAPYWTTYPEAIQLAGGVPVDVVTDETTGYLASVEQLEAARTERTKVLLFVSPSNPTGAVYSPEQVEAIGRWALEHGLWVLTDEIYEHLVYGDARFTSILKAVPELAEQTVIVNGVAKTYAMTGWRVGWLIGPADVVKAATNLQSHATSNVSNVAQIAALAAVSGDLEAVSEMKLAFDRRRQTMVRMLNEIPGVVCPEPEGAFYVYPSVKELLGKEIRGQRPASSAELASLILDEAEVAVVPGEAFGTPGYLRLSYALSDADLVEGVSRLQKLLGEAR; this comes from the coding sequence ATGACAGCCTCCACAGCCTCAACTCCCTCCCCGTCCCGCCAAGGCCCTGCCACCAGGGTCTCCCGGCGCGTCGGTGCCATTGCCGAGTCCGCGACCCTGGCCGTGGACGCGAAGGCCAAGGCCCTCAAGGCCGCCGGCCGTCCGGTGGTCGGCTTCGGCGCCGGAGAGCCCGACTTCCCGACCCCGGCGTACATCGTCGAGGCGGCCGTGAAGGCGGCTCAGAACCCGAAGTACCACAAGTACACGCCGGCCGGGGGGCTGCCGGAGCTGAAGGAGGCGATCGCGCACAAGACGCTGCGCGACTCCGGCGTGTCGGTCTCGGCGAACCAGGTCGTGGTCACCAACGGCGGCAAGCAGGCCATCTACAACGCCTTCGCGACGTTGCTGGACCCCGGTGACGAGGTCATCGTGCCGGCCCCGTACTGGACCACCTACCCCGAGGCCATCCAGCTGGCCGGCGGCGTCCCGGTGGACGTGGTGACCGACGAGACCACCGGCTACCTGGCCTCGGTGGAGCAGCTGGAGGCGGCCCGGACCGAGCGCACCAAGGTGCTGCTTTTCGTCTCGCCCTCCAACCCCACCGGCGCGGTCTACAGCCCCGAGCAGGTCGAGGCGATCGGCCGCTGGGCCCTGGAGCACGGCCTGTGGGTGCTCACCGACGAGATCTACGAGCACCTGGTCTACGGCGACGCGCGCTTCACCTCGATCCTGAAGGCGGTGCCGGAGCTCGCCGAGCAGACGGTGATCGTCAACGGCGTGGCCAAGACCTACGCGATGACCGGCTGGCGGGTCGGGTGGCTGATCGGCCCGGCCGACGTGGTGAAGGCCGCCACCAACCTGCAGTCGCACGCCACCTCCAACGTCTCCAACGTGGCCCAGATCGCCGCGCTGGCCGCGGTGTCCGGGGACCTGGAGGCGGTCAGCGAGATGAAGCTGGCCTTCGACCGCCGCCGGCAGACCATGGTGCGGATGCTGAACGAGATCCCCGGCGTGGTGTGCCCGGAGCCCGAGGGCGCGTTCTACGTGTACCCCTCGGTCAAGGAGCTGCTCGGCAAGGAGATCCGCGGCCAGCGGCCGGCCAGCTCGGCCGAACTGGCCTCGCTCATCCTGGACGAGGCCGAGGTCGCCGTGGTGCCCGGGGAGGCCTTCGGGACCCCCGGCTACCTGCGGCTGTCCTACGCGCTGAGCGACGCCGACCTGGTCGAGGGCGTGTCGCGGCTGCAGAAGCTGCTCGGCGAAGCGCGCTGA
- a CDS encoding cell wall-binding repeat-containing protein codes for MSFRMSRRLSAAAVVSASLVALALAPQAGATVGGVPAHSPLTISHTNGSLETVGGGSTSVPWAGTDVSWSPDGSKYAFSANGQIYTANADGSSLKAVARLAAADAQPVWTYGGELLVFAGWDPAAGGASGPTQLMATWSNGSAAGNGTPVSWPLPKASSPAAADSAPDFGGDTLAFARSQNGSSAGIWVRDETGDFVPYQVAATGTAPSVSPDGKTVAFVQADKDNVPQIWTVPAAAPSGGLATPVQQTFAATGVKVANPVFSPDGKTIAFDETSAGTSQVRWVALNTDPKATANAETTISVSGALSGGEHLSYRTEFAKPVVRLAGADRLGTATAVSQEGWRNNGDTADVSRSQADVAVLSRDDLPADALAGSALAARKNGPLLLTKSGSLSPQAAAELKRILHPGATVYLLGGTQALSPAVEAAVHALGFSPARIAGSTRYDTAVRIADTMTAKPSEILLATGQDFADALSAGAAAGANYGSVVVLTDDTRMPTETAAYLHHFGTDFGPSSSIFLAAVGGQALKALDSTQQGYWRLPLVGNDRYQTSFKVANTFFPALDAVGVATGAAWPDALSGGAAMGTQGGPLLLVNPATGLSGQDIALLDANRGELYSGFVFGGTVAVPAGIDRQLAQAIAGPLGAVDGSGHRLAAASADGAAGTLSPRDAAGLRSALPGGGALKLTPSRP; via the coding sequence GTGTCATTCCGCATGTCCAGGCGGCTGTCCGCGGCCGCCGTCGTGTCCGCCTCGCTGGTCGCGCTGGCGCTCGCGCCGCAGGCCGGCGCCACCGTCGGCGGCGTCCCGGCGCACAGCCCGCTGACCATCAGCCACACCAACGGCTCCCTGGAGACGGTCGGCGGGGGGAGCACCTCGGTGCCCTGGGCCGGCACCGACGTCTCCTGGTCGCCCGACGGCAGCAAGTACGCCTTCAGCGCCAACGGCCAGATCTACACCGCGAACGCCGACGGCTCCAGCCTGAAGGCGGTGGCCCGGCTGGCCGCCGCCGACGCCCAGCCGGTCTGGACCTACGGCGGCGAGCTGCTGGTCTTCGCCGGCTGGGACCCGGCCGCGGGCGGCGCCTCCGGCCCGACCCAGCTGATGGCAACCTGGTCCAACGGCTCGGCCGCCGGCAACGGCACGCCGGTGTCCTGGCCGCTGCCGAAGGCCTCGAGCCCGGCGGCCGCCGACTCGGCCCCGGACTTCGGCGGCGACACCCTGGCCTTCGCCCGGTCCCAGAACGGGTCCTCGGCCGGGATCTGGGTCCGCGACGAGACCGGGGACTTCGTCCCGTACCAGGTCGCGGCCACCGGCACCGCGCCGAGCGTGTCCCCGGACGGCAAGACGGTCGCGTTCGTGCAGGCCGACAAGGACAACGTGCCGCAGATCTGGACCGTCCCGGCCGCGGCGCCCTCCGGCGGGCTGGCCACGCCGGTCCAGCAGACCTTCGCCGCCACCGGGGTCAAGGTCGCCAACCCGGTGTTCTCCCCGGACGGCAAGACGATCGCCTTCGACGAGACCTCGGCCGGCACCAGCCAGGTGCGCTGGGTCGCGCTGAACACCGACCCGAAGGCCACGGCCAACGCCGAGACCACGATCTCCGTCTCGGGCGCGCTGAGCGGCGGCGAGCACCTGTCCTACCGGACCGAGTTCGCCAAGCCGGTGGTGCGGCTGGCCGGCGCGGACCGCCTGGGCACCGCGACCGCCGTGTCGCAGGAGGGGTGGCGGAACAACGGCGACACCGCCGATGTGAGCCGTTCGCAGGCCGACGTCGCCGTCCTGTCGCGCGACGACCTGCCGGCCGACGCGCTGGCCGGCTCGGCGCTGGCCGCGCGGAAGAACGGTCCGCTGCTGCTGACCAAGAGCGGATCGCTGTCGCCGCAGGCCGCCGCCGAGCTCAAGCGCATCTTGCACCCGGGCGCCACCGTCTACCTGCTGGGCGGCACGCAGGCGCTGTCCCCGGCGGTCGAAGCGGCCGTGCACGCGCTGGGCTTCAGCCCGGCGCGGATCGCCGGCAGCACCCGGTACGACACCGCGGTGCGGATCGCCGACACCATGACCGCCAAGCCCAGCGAGATCCTGCTGGCCACCGGCCAGGACTTCGCCGACGCGCTGTCCGCGGGCGCCGCGGCCGGCGCGAACTACGGCTCGGTGGTGGTGCTCACCGACGACACCAGGATGCCGACCGAGACGGCCGCGTACCTGCACCACTTCGGGACCGACTTCGGGCCGAGCTCCAGCATCTTCCTGGCCGCGGTCGGCGGCCAGGCGCTGAAGGCGCTGGACTCCACGCAGCAGGGCTACTGGCGCCTGCCGCTGGTCGGCAACGACCGGTATCAGACCTCGTTCAAGGTGGCGAACACGTTCTTCCCGGCGCTGGACGCCGTCGGCGTGGCCACCGGCGCGGCCTGGCCCGACGCGCTCTCCGGCGGGGCGGCGATGGGCACCCAGGGCGGTCCGCTGCTGCTGGTGAACCCGGCGACCGGGCTCTCCGGCCAGGACATCGCGCTGTTGGACGCGAACCGGGGCGAGCTGTACTCCGGCTTCGTCTTCGGCGGGACCGTGGCGGTGCCGGCCGGTATCGA
- a CDS encoding glycosyltransferase, which produces MNATALTDREPPDAGTGEARGPRRRLVEVVVPVYNEQHVLEASVRRLHRYLVENLPYPFRITVADNASTDGTWAVAARLSRELSGVRAVHLDLKGRGRALRAVWSASDADVVSYMDVDLSTDLNAFLPLVAPLLSGHSDLAIGTRLARGSAVARGPKREFISRTYNFLLRTTMAARFSDAQCGFKAAKTEVVQALLPRVEDEEWFFDTELLLLAERSGLRIHEVPVDWIDDPDSRVDIVKTAKADLRGMWRVAKASLRSSSGAPVRARVRAADPPPGLKWQIPVFATIGVLSTLAYLLLYVLLRGPMGAFAANAVALAVTAVANTAANRRFTFGVTGSRNALRDQIGGLVAFGIGLVLSTGTLAGVHAAVQHPSRVTELAALIVANGLSTLARFVLLRAWVFHPRHHPTTSADHDSPVPAAQTSGELS; this is translated from the coding sequence ATGAACGCAACCGCTCTCACCGACCGCGAACCGCCGGACGCCGGCACCGGCGAGGCCCGCGGTCCGCGCAGACGGCTGGTCGAGGTCGTGGTGCCCGTCTACAACGAGCAGCACGTCCTGGAAGCCAGCGTGCGCAGACTGCACCGCTACCTGGTCGAGAACCTGCCCTATCCCTTCCGGATCACGGTCGCCGACAACGCCTCGACCGACGGCACCTGGGCGGTGGCCGCCCGGCTGTCGCGCGAGCTGAGCGGGGTGCGCGCCGTCCACCTGGACCTCAAGGGCCGCGGCCGGGCGCTGCGCGCCGTGTGGTCCGCCTCCGACGCGGACGTCGTGTCCTACATGGACGTCGACCTGTCCACCGACCTCAACGCATTCCTGCCGCTGGTGGCCCCACTGCTCAGCGGCCACTCGGACCTGGCCATCGGCACGCGGCTGGCACGGGGCAGCGCGGTGGCGCGCGGCCCCAAGCGGGAGTTCATCTCGCGCACCTACAACTTCCTGCTGCGCACCACGATGGCGGCGCGCTTCTCGGACGCGCAGTGCGGGTTCAAGGCGGCCAAGACCGAGGTGGTCCAGGCGCTGCTGCCGCGGGTGGAGGACGAGGAGTGGTTCTTCGACACCGAGCTCCTGCTGCTCGCTGAACGCTCGGGCCTGCGCATCCACGAGGTGCCGGTGGACTGGATCGACGACCCGGACTCCCGCGTCGACATCGTGAAGACCGCCAAGGCCGACCTGCGGGGCATGTGGCGGGTGGCCAAAGCCTCGCTGCGCTCCTCCTCCGGCGCGCCGGTCCGGGCCCGGGTCCGGGCCGCCGACCCGCCGCCCGGGCTGAAGTGGCAGATCCCGGTCTTCGCGACCATCGGCGTCCTGTCGACGCTGGCCTATCTGCTCCTCTACGTACTGCTGCGGGGCCCGATGGGGGCCTTCGCGGCCAACGCCGTCGCGCTGGCCGTGACGGCGGTCGCCAACACGGCCGCCAACCGCCGCTTCACCTTCGGCGTGACCGGCAGCCGCAATGCTCTGCGCGACCAGATCGGCGGCCTCGTCGCCTTCGGCATCGGGCTGGTGCTGTCCACCGGGACGCTGGCCGGGGTCCACGCGGCCGTGCAGCATCCCTCCCGGGTCACGGAACTGGCCGCGCTGATCGTCGCCAACGGCCTGTCGACGCTGGCCCGCTTCGTCCTGCTCCGCGCCTGGGTCTTCCACCCCAGGCACCATCCGACCACGTCCGCCGATCACGATTCCCCGGTCCCGGCGGCTCAGACCTCTGGAGAGCTGTCATGA
- a CDS encoding ATP-binding protein, giving the protein MPLRSRLAIMCAVAVAIAIGAVSLISYVAVGNRLHDQMDKSIAGAGGPGIGQVFHDHGQQFQTKSPCGPPPGDGPRPASDNEYHPQALVSITYYSPTATCPLPGSTEVQGQASDLQVAGGLPTDTIWRDGVTTAGDKVRIEVIPAPDNSTGVLLKSQPYQPIDDSLSSLAWLLIIVSLLGIGGAATVGLLVARAALRPVDVLTSAVEHVARTEDLSVRMPVSGGDEIARLSESFNSMTAALQASRDEQKRLVDDAGHELRTPLTSLRTAIDLLIRSEESGRALPEGKRTELLTGARTQMRELTVLIADLLELSRPEQASQVTAPVALHEVAERAIERVRPRGAARETPVTITENLRPWTTHGDSAALERAVVNLLDNAVKFAPPGSDVQVRLTNGSLTVRDHGPGIPPEELPHVFERFWRSPTARALPGSGLGLAIAARAARESGGAIFFERPHDGPGTIARLSLPGTAEA; this is encoded by the coding sequence ATGCCGCTGCGCTCGCGGCTGGCGATCATGTGCGCCGTCGCGGTCGCGATCGCGATCGGCGCGGTGTCGCTCATCTCCTACGTCGCGGTGGGCAACCGGCTCCACGACCAGATGGACAAGTCGATCGCCGGCGCCGGGGGACCGGGCATCGGCCAGGTCTTCCACGACCACGGCCAGCAGTTCCAGACGAAGTCTCCCTGCGGCCCTCCCCCAGGCGACGGCCCGCGTCCGGCGAGCGACAACGAGTACCACCCGCAGGCCCTGGTCAGCATCACCTACTACAGCCCCACCGCCACCTGCCCTCTGCCCGGATCCACCGAGGTGCAGGGCCAGGCCAGTGACCTGCAGGTCGCCGGAGGACTGCCGACCGACACCATCTGGCGCGACGGGGTCACCACCGCCGGCGACAAGGTCCGGATCGAAGTCATCCCGGCACCGGACAACAGCACGGGCGTGCTCCTGAAGTCGCAGCCCTACCAGCCCATCGACGACTCGCTCAGCAGCCTGGCCTGGCTGCTGATCATCGTGTCGCTGCTGGGGATCGGCGGCGCCGCCACCGTCGGCCTGCTCGTGGCGCGCGCGGCACTGCGCCCGGTGGACGTGCTGACCTCGGCGGTCGAGCACGTCGCCCGCACCGAGGACCTGTCGGTCCGGATGCCGGTGTCCGGCGGCGACGAGATCGCCCGGCTCTCGGAGTCCTTCAACTCGATGACGGCCGCCCTGCAGGCCTCCCGCGACGAGCAGAAGCGCCTGGTCGACGACGCCGGCCACGAGCTGCGCACCCCCCTGACCTCGCTGCGCACCGCCATCGACCTGCTGATCCGCTCCGAGGAGTCCGGCCGGGCGCTGCCGGAGGGCAAGCGGACCGAACTGCTCACCGGCGCCCGCACGCAGATGCGGGAACTCACAGTGCTGATCGCCGACCTGCTGGAGCTCTCGCGCCCCGAACAGGCCTCGCAGGTCACCGCCCCGGTGGCGCTGCACGAGGTGGCCGAGCGCGCGATCGAACGCGTCCGCCCCCGCGGCGCCGCGCGCGAGACCCCGGTGACCATCACCGAGAACCTGCGCCCCTGGACCACGCACGGCGACAGTGCCGCCCTGGAACGCGCGGTGGTGAACCTGCTCGACAACGCGGTGAAGTTCGCCCCGCCGGGCTCGGACGTCCAGGTGCGGCTGACGAACGGCTCGCTGACCGTGCGCGACCACGGCCCCGGCATCCCGCCGGAGGAGCTGCCGCACGTCTTCGAGCGCTTCTGGCGCTCCCCCACGGCCCGCGCACTGCCGGGCAGCGGTCTGGGGCTGGCGATCGCCGCACGCGCCGCCAGGGAGTCCGGAGGCGCCATCTTCTTCGAGCGGCCGCACGACGGCCCCGGGACCATCGCCCGGCTGTCCCTGCCCGGCACCGCCGAGGCCTGA
- the nusG gene encoding transcription termination/antitermination protein NusG, translated as MSETYGDLEEATVLVENDDEAVEAEVATGEPDQDAAEQAEGETGSGAAPGSPEAIEEFRDALRRAPGEWYVIHSYAGYENRVKQNLETRMTTLNMEEFIFQVEVPMEEVVEIKGGQRKRVKRNKFPGYVLVRMDLTNESWGVVRNTPGVTGFVGNAHEPYPLTLDEVVKILLEEQPEEVSGKQKAPAEVKVLDFEVGDSVTVIDGPFATLQATINEINADSQKVKGLVEIFGRETPVELSFNQIQKNS; from the coding sequence GTGTCTGAGACGTACGGAGACCTCGAAGAGGCGACTGTTCTCGTGGAGAACGACGACGAGGCCGTCGAGGCGGAGGTCGCCACCGGTGAGCCCGATCAGGACGCGGCTGAGCAGGCCGAGGGTGAGACCGGCAGCGGGGCCGCGCCGGGCAGCCCGGAGGCGATCGAGGAGTTCCGCGACGCGCTGCGCCGCGCGCCCGGCGAGTGGTACGTGATCCACAGCTACGCCGGCTACGAGAACCGGGTGAAGCAGAACCTCGAGACCCGCATGACCACCCTGAACATGGAGGAGTTCATCTTCCAGGTCGAGGTGCCCATGGAGGAGGTCGTCGAGATCAAGGGCGGCCAGCGCAAGCGGGTCAAGCGCAACAAGTTCCCCGGCTACGTGCTGGTCCGGATGGACCTGACCAACGAGTCCTGGGGCGTGGTGCGCAACACCCCGGGCGTGACCGGCTTCGTCGGCAACGCCCACGAGCCGTACCCGCTGACCCTGGACGAGGTCGTGAAGATCCTGCTCGAGGAGCAGCCCGAGGAGGTCAGCGGCAAGCAGAAGGCGCCGGCCGAGGTCAAGGTGCTGGACTTCGAGGTCGGGGACTCGGTCACCGTCATCGACGGCCCGTTCGCCACGCTGCAGGCCACGATCAACGAGATCAACGCCGACTCGCAGAAGGTCAAGGGCCTGGTGGAGATCTTCGGCCGGGAGACCCCGGTGGAGCTGAGCTTCAACCAGATCCAGAAGAACAGCTGA
- the secE gene encoding preprotein translocase subunit SecE, whose protein sequence is MSKPDRGRGGDRRPERRRSPLGRLGLFYRQIIAELRKVVWPTRNELVTYTTVVIVFVAIVVAIVATLDYGFSKLVMWVFG, encoded by the coding sequence ATGTCGAAGCCGGACCGCGGCCGTGGTGGCGACCGCCGCCCCGAGCGCCGCCGGTCCCCGCTGGGCCGCCTGGGCCTGTTCTACCGGCAGATCATCGCCGAACTGCGCAAGGTGGTGTGGCCGACCCGCAACGAACTGGTCACCTACACCACGGTGGTCATCGTGTTCGTCGCGATCGTCGTCGCGATCGTGGCTACGCTGGACTACGGGTTCAGCAAACTGGTGATGTGGGTGTTCGGCTGA
- a CDS encoding DHA2 family efflux MFS transporter permease subunit gives MSTETIDRPGGRTADGLRAATIGHPVRTFLITSAAMFMAQLDNLVVSIALPSIRQSLHAGLSGLQWTVSAYTLTFAVFLLTGSTLGDRFGRRTLFVAGLAVFTGASVVSALAPNIGVLIAARAVQGLGGAVIVPLSLTLLSASVRPEKRGAAVGAWGAIGGLAVALGPVIGGAVVEAASWQWIFWVNVPLGVVLLPLAWFGLTESRGPVRRLDVVGTGLATGGLLGVVLGLIRGGDVGWTNSLVLTGFVVGAVMLAGFVVWELRTDAPMVPMHLFRGRSFPLINLSALLMSFGMFGSVFFLSQVFQTVFGDSPLASGVRVLPWTGMPMLVAPIAGILSDKIGGKWIVTVGLGLQAVALGWIAAVSTATVAYTALLPAFILGGTGMAMFFAPIANLVLGSVRRDQEGIASGINNALREFGGVLGIAVMGAVFSANGGYGPTATKSAGQHFVDGMVPAVYTGAAILAVATLAMWLVPNRRPAAGASPAGDGASEQSAGDPAEGRRHQEAATATA, from the coding sequence ATGAGCACCGAGACCATCGACCGGCCGGGGGGCCGGACGGCGGACGGCCTGCGGGCCGCCACCATCGGCCACCCGGTCCGCACCTTCCTGATCACCTCCGCCGCGATGTTCATGGCCCAGCTGGACAACCTCGTGGTCAGCATCGCGCTGCCCTCGATCCGGCAGTCCCTGCACGCCGGCCTGTCCGGCCTGCAGTGGACGGTCTCGGCCTACACCCTCACCTTCGCCGTCTTCCTGCTGACCGGCTCCACGCTCGGCGACCGTTTCGGCCGCCGGACCCTGTTCGTCGCCGGCCTCGCGGTCTTCACCGGCGCCTCCGTGGTCTCGGCGCTGGCGCCGAACATCGGGGTGCTGATCGCGGCGCGTGCCGTGCAGGGCCTGGGCGGCGCGGTGATCGTGCCGCTGAGCCTGACGCTGCTGTCGGCGAGTGTGCGTCCTGAGAAGCGCGGCGCCGCGGTCGGCGCCTGGGGGGCCATCGGCGGGCTCGCCGTGGCGCTCGGGCCGGTGATCGGCGGGGCCGTGGTGGAGGCCGCCTCGTGGCAGTGGATCTTCTGGGTGAACGTGCCGCTGGGCGTCGTGCTGCTGCCGCTGGCCTGGTTCGGCCTCACCGAGAGCCGCGGCCCGGTGCGCCGGCTGGACGTGGTCGGGACCGGGCTGGCCACCGGCGGGCTGCTGGGTGTGGTGCTGGGCCTGATCCGGGGCGGGGACGTCGGCTGGACCAACTCGCTGGTGCTGACCGGGTTCGTCGTCGGCGCCGTCATGCTGGCCGGCTTCGTGGTCTGGGAGCTGCGCACCGACGCGCCGATGGTGCCGATGCACCTGTTCCGCGGCCGGAGCTTCCCGCTGATCAACCTCAGCGCCCTGCTGATGTCCTTCGGGATGTTCGGTTCGGTCTTCTTCCTCTCGCAGGTGTTCCAGACCGTCTTCGGCGACTCGCCGCTGGCCTCCGGGGTGCGGGTGCTGCCCTGGACCGGCATGCCGATGCTGGTGGCCCCGATCGCCGGCATCCTGTCCGACAAGATCGGCGGCAAGTGGATCGTCACGGTGGGCCTGGGCCTGCAGGCGGTGGCGCTGGGCTGGATCGCGGCGGTCAGCACGGCCACGGTGGCCTACACCGCGCTGCTGCCGGCCTTCATCCTCGGCGGCACCGGCATGGCGATGTTCTTCGCGCCGATCGCGAACCTGGTGCTCGGCTCGGTGCGGCGCGACCAGGAGGGCATCGCCTCCGGCATCAACAACGCGCTGCGGGAGTTCGGCGGCGTGCTGGGCATCGCGGTGATGGGCGCGGTGTTCTCCGCGAACGGCGGCTACGGCCCGACCGCGACCAAGTCCGCCGGCCAGCACTTCGTGGACGGCATGGTCCCGGCGGTCTACACCGGCGCGGCGATCCTGGCGGTGGCGACGCTGGCGATGTGGCTGGTGCCGAACCGGCGCCCGGCCGCCGGCGCCTCACCGGCCGGGGACGGCGCCTCCGAGCAGAGCGCCGGCGACCCGGCGGAGGGACGTCGGCATCAGGAGGCTGCCACCGCGACGGCATAG
- a CDS encoding response regulator transcription factor yields the protein MLVVDDEPGIRAVLASSLEFEGYAVRTANDGRAALAEVQSARPDLVVLDVLMPGMDGLTACRRLRSADPTLPVLMLTARDLTGDRVAGLDAGADDYLAKPFELDELLARVRALLRRGALVGEGAEPGAGAAAREDHVLEYEDLRMDTLTREVTRAGQLIELTRTEYLLLEMFLSHPRQALTREQILRSVWGFDFEPASNSLDVYVMYVRKKTEFDGLPRLVQTVRGVGYALRTASGGRR from the coding sequence ATCCTCGTCGTCGACGACGAGCCCGGCATCCGCGCCGTGCTCGCCTCCAGCCTGGAGTTCGAGGGCTACGCCGTCCGGACCGCCAACGACGGCCGGGCCGCGCTGGCCGAGGTCCAGAGCGCGCGGCCGGACCTGGTCGTGCTGGACGTGCTGATGCCGGGCATGGACGGCCTGACCGCCTGCCGCCGGCTGCGCTCCGCCGACCCGACGCTGCCGGTGCTCATGCTCACCGCGCGCGACCTGACCGGGGACCGCGTCGCCGGCCTGGACGCCGGCGCCGACGACTACCTGGCCAAGCCCTTCGAGCTCGACGAGCTGCTGGCCCGGGTCCGGGCCCTGTTGCGGCGCGGCGCGCTGGTCGGCGAGGGCGCCGAGCCGGGCGCGGGCGCGGCCGCCCGGGAAGACCACGTCCTGGAGTACGAAGACCTGCGCATGGACACCCTGACCCGCGAGGTGACCCGGGCCGGCCAGCTCATCGAGCTCACCCGGACGGAGTACCTGCTGCTGGAGATGTTCCTGTCCCACCCGCGCCAGGCGCTGACCCGCGAGCAGATCCTGCGCTCCGTGTGGGGCTTCGACTTCGAGCCCGCCTCGAACTCGCTGGACGTGTACGTGATGTACGTGCGCAAGAAGACCGAGTTCGACGGCCTGCCCCGGCTGGTCCAGACCGTCCGCGGGGTCGGCTACGCGCTGCGCACCGCATCCGGCGGGCGGCGATGA